From one Brachypodium distachyon strain Bd21 chromosome 4, Brachypodium_distachyon_v3.0, whole genome shotgun sequence genomic stretch:
- the LOC100839441 gene encoding uncharacterized protein LOC100839441 produces the protein MGASITRSIKARQRAPHRPPPILLFSFATNSLFSVKMDSLLAASQLHPAPFSPAPSSARRSPPSVLVRGASRGGRAAVRCAAVTDSILYALQHDEMFNSEEVIQWESGKSINTIAAAQGIRIRRRCRPRYPSEGSGDDKAVPRNILEQIVWDKEVEVSQRKAKKPLKKVMESSEHAPPARDFIGALTAAYSRNGVPALIAEVKKASPSRGVLRDNFHPVEIAQAYEQNGAACLSILTDEKHFQGSFENLETIRNSGVQCPLLCKEFVIDVWQIYYARSKGADAILLIAAVLPDLDMKYMLRVCRSLGMTALIEVHDERELDRVLKIDGVELIGINNRSLETFEVDTSNTRMLLEKRGNVMREKGILVVGESGLFTPDDVAYVQSAGVSAVLVGESLITEEDPGRAIAELFGKELLR, from the exons ATGGGGGCGTCCATAACTAGATCGATCAAGGCAAGGCAGCGTGCACCTCACCGGCCGCCCCCGATTCTCCTCTTCTCGTTTGCCACCAACTCTCTCTTCTCTGTCAAAATGGATTCTCTCCTCGCCGCCTCGCAGCTCCATCCCGCACCCTTCTCCCCAgcgccctcctccgcccgccggTCACCTCCGTCCGTCCTCGTCCGCGGTGCCAGCAGGGGTgggcgcgccgccgtccgatGCGCCGCCGTCACG GACTCGATCCTCTACGCGCTGCAGCATGACGAGATGTTCAACTCCGAGGAGGTGATTCAGTGGGAGAGCGGCAAGTCGATCAacaccatcgccgccgcgcagGGCATCcgcatccgccgccgctgccgcccccgCTACCCCTCCGAGGGCTCCGGCGACGACAAGGCCGTACCCCGCAACATCCTCGAGCAGATCGTCTGGGACAAGGAGGTCGAAGTGTCCCAG AGGAAGGCCAAGAAGCCTCTGAAGAAAGTGATGGAGTCCAGCGAGCATGCGCCGCCTGCGAGGGATTTTATAGGCGCTCTCACGGCGGCGTACAGTCGAAACGGCGTGCCCGCCCTCATCGCCGAGGTTAAGAAGGCGTCGCCCAGCAGGGGCGTGCTCAGGGACAACTTCCATCCG GTTGAGATCGCGCAGGCATACGAGCAGAATGGCGCGGCTTGCCTCAGCATCCTCACTGATGAGAAGCACTTTCAG GGGAGCTTTGAGAACCTCGAGACGATCCGCAACTCCGGTGTGCAGTGCCCTCTTCTGTGCAAGGAGTTCGTCATTGATGTCTGGCAAATCTATTACGCTCGATCAAAAGGTGCCGATGCAATTCTGTTGATTGCTGCTGTGCTGCCCGATCTTGACATGAAGTACATGCTTCGCGTCTGCAGAAGTCTTGGAATGACAGCTCTTATTGAG GTTCATGACGAAAGAGAACTGGATCGCGTGCTGAAAATAGATGGCGTTGAGCTTATCGGCATCAACAACCGCAGTCTAG AGACATTTGAAGTGGATACTTCAAACACGCGGATGTTGCTGGAGAAACGTGGTAATGTCATGAGGGAGAAGGGGATACTG gtTGTTGGCGAATCTGGGCTGTTCACTCCGGATGATGTTGCATATGTGCAGAGTGCAGGCGTTTCCGCG GTATTGGTAGGAGAGTCCCTAATCACGGAAGAAGATCCTGGGCGAGCCATCGCTGAGCTGTTCGGGAAAGAGCTCTTGCGCTGA
- the LOC100846143 gene encoding ribosome quality control complex subunit 2 isoform X2 has protein sequence MIKRRYFRQDHGDSGSSSSSSSSGSDSDHDPAEEEVADDEVEEEEDEAATEESGEEEEEKVERQVEDEGLGYQSEDSSGHAVDEPSDDENIIATHEQYHMGNLPVKKASSCNTDCAKDAAKEDDAIEVDFNNYILKCKSVYKCKLCPRIMCLSEEMVRVHLESKRHARSKKLLGEGRLKLMLNSDGELQEEEETHAERHARTIALAQQVQKPKKDSGRQRQDRRRKKKRSQNHPEQKEESQNSDKKRRRLKDKNSEKIGARVNASADKKRRKTTK, from the exons aTGATCAAGAGGCGCTACTTCAGGCAAGACCACGGAGATAGCGGCTCgtcgtcatcctcctcctcttcaggATCGGACTCGGACCACGACCCCGCGGAAGAAGAGGTCGCTGATGACGAagtagaagaggaagaagatgaagcggCCACGGAAGAGtcgggagaggaagaggaagagaaagtgGAACGACAGGTCGAAGATGAAG GTTTAGGATACCAAAGTGAGGACAGTTCTGGCCATGCTGTTGACGAACCTTCAG ATGATGAGAACATCATTGCGACACATGAACAATACCACATGGGAAATTTGCCTGTTAAGAAAGCTTCAAGTTGTAATACTGATTGTGCCAAAGATGCTGCTAAGGAGGATGATGCTATTGAGGTTGATTTCAATAACTACATCCTGAAGTGCAAATCTGTGTATAAATGCAAGCTTTGTCCTAGAATCATGTGCTTAAGTGAGGAGATGGTCAGGGTACATCTTGAATCAAAG AGACATGCTCGATCTAAGAAGCTATTGGGAGAAGGCAGGCTTAAGCTGATGCTGAACAGTGATGGTGAGCtgcaggaagaggaagagacaCATGCTGAACGACATGCTCGGACTATAGCACTTGCTCAG CAAGTACAAAAACCTAAGAAGGATTCAGGCAGGCAGCGACAAGAtcgaagaaggaagaag AAGAGGTCACAGAATCATCCTGAGCAGAAAGAAGAGAGCCAGAACTCTGATAAGAAACGCAGAAGGTTGAAAGACAAGAACTCTGAAAAGATAGGTGCAAGAGTGAATGCAAGTGCAGATAAGAAGAGACGCAAGACTACAAAATGA
- the LOC100846143 gene encoding ribosome quality control complex subunit 2 isoform X1 translates to MIKRRYFRQDHGDSGSSSSSSSSGSDSDHDPAEEEVADDEVEEEEDEAATEESGEEEEEKVERQVEDEGLGYQSEDSSGHAVDEPSGLLSDDENIIATHEQYHMGNLPVKKASSCNTDCAKDAAKEDDAIEVDFNNYILKCKSVYKCKLCPRIMCLSEEMVRVHLESKRHARSKKLLGEGRLKLMLNSDGELQEEEETHAERHARTIALAQQVQKPKKDSGRQRQDRRRKKKRSQNHPEQKEESQNSDKKRRRLKDKNSEKIGARVNASADKKRRKTTK, encoded by the exons aTGATCAAGAGGCGCTACTTCAGGCAAGACCACGGAGATAGCGGCTCgtcgtcatcctcctcctcttcaggATCGGACTCGGACCACGACCCCGCGGAAGAAGAGGTCGCTGATGACGAagtagaagaggaagaagatgaagcggCCACGGAAGAGtcgggagaggaagaggaagagaaagtgGAACGACAGGTCGAAGATGAAG GTTTAGGATACCAAAGTGAGGACAGTTCTGGCCATGCTGTTGACGAACCTTCAG GTTTACTTTCAGATGATGAGAACATCATTGCGACACATGAACAATACCACATGGGAAATTTGCCTGTTAAGAAAGCTTCAAGTTGTAATACTGATTGTGCCAAAGATGCTGCTAAGGAGGATGATGCTATTGAGGTTGATTTCAATAACTACATCCTGAAGTGCAAATCTGTGTATAAATGCAAGCTTTGTCCTAGAATCATGTGCTTAAGTGAGGAGATGGTCAGGGTACATCTTGAATCAAAG AGACATGCTCGATCTAAGAAGCTATTGGGAGAAGGCAGGCTTAAGCTGATGCTGAACAGTGATGGTGAGCtgcaggaagaggaagagacaCATGCTGAACGACATGCTCGGACTATAGCACTTGCTCAG CAAGTACAAAAACCTAAGAAGGATTCAGGCAGGCAGCGACAAGAtcgaagaaggaagaag AAGAGGTCACAGAATCATCCTGAGCAGAAAGAAGAGAGCCAGAACTCTGATAAGAAACGCAGAAGGTTGAAAGACAAGAACTCTGAAAAGATAGGTGCAAGAGTGAATGCAAGTGCAGATAAGAAGAGACGCAAGACTACAAAATGA
- the LOC100843705 gene encoding probable L-type lectin-domain containing receptor kinase S.7, which produces MAPRPPAFHLLAVVFFLLPLQPPPAADAATTTVAFAFPSFSLRNLTLLGGASLRSASVSLPPPSSHALFPLPLPFPPSASFATSFLFASPAPARPASRLSFVLLPDPVAAAEGRANRSLPLEVAFDASRNRVSASSAGKDVAGNSTGAVDLRNGNEVRSWVVYDARRSRLEVFLSHASLRPPTPALLVANSTGLSTSFAELMFVGFEVSCSSDNNRSSDGGFVIHSWSFQTSGLPAVDPASRPSHNVSDNVHSAPAALGSVAGREDGRRKRLALGLGIALPIGFLGAVMLFVIMYLKNWRFGTAGFNKGVRAKAADQPRQFLYQDLFSATKGFDPSLVVGSGGFGTVYRAVFPRSGVTYAVKRSKQSRDSHNEFTAELTIIADLMHPNLVQLQGWCAEKDELLLVYEFMSNGSLDMALHSCPGAHRHVTLNWAQRYNVAMGIASAVAYLHEEHDKQVIHRDIKCSNILLDSHFNPKLGDFGLARLKDPNTSPRSTLAAGTVGYLAPEYLQMGRATEKSDVYSYGVVLLEICTQRRPIEREAPDSMNMLNLVDWVWNLHSKGKLLDAVDKSLNGEYDTEQIMRLLLLGLSCVNPFSEERPVMRTVLGILEGKNEPLPVPRKKPLLVFVSNAPIDFEGIVSECNQSTVSSDLFELKIDIN; this is translated from the coding sequence ATGGCTCCAAGACCTCCTGCCTTtcacctcctcgccgtcgtcttcttcctcctgcccCTCCAGCCACCGCCCGCAGCCGACGCGGCGACCACCACCGTCGCCTTCGCCTTCCCATCTTTCTCTCTCCGAAACCTCACGCTCCTCGGCGGGGCCTCGCTCCGCTCCGCCTCCGTCTCCctcccgccgccctcctcccacGCCCTCTTCCCGCTGCCCCTCCCGTTTCCTCCCAGCGCCTCCTTCGCCACCTCATTCCTCTTCGCCTCCCCCGCTCCCGCGCGCCCCGCCTCCCGTCTCTCCTTCGTGCTCCTCCCCGAcccggtcgccgccgccgagggccGCGCGAACCGGTCTCTCCCGCTCGAGGTCGCTTTCGACGCGTCTAGAAACCGCGTGTCCGCCTCGTCCGCCGGCAAGGACGTCGCCGGGAACTCCACCGGAGCGGTGGACCTGCGGAATGGCAACGAGGTCCGTTCGTGGGTCGTCTACGACGCCCGCCGCTCTCGTCTCGAGGTGTTCCTGAGCCACGCGAGTCtgcggccgccgacgcccgcGCTGCTGGTAGCCAACTCCACGGGCCTTTCCACTAGCTTCGCGGAGCTCATGTTCGTCGGCTTCGAGGTCTCGTGTTCGTCCGACAACAACAGGAGCAGCGATGGCGGCTTCGTCATCCACAGCTGGAGCTTCCAGACCAGCGGGCTACCAGCTGTCGACCCCGCGTCAAGACCCTCGCACAACGTGTCAGACAATGTCCACAGCGCCCCCGCCGCGTTGGGCAGTGTCGCCGGCCGTGAGGATGGGCGCCGCAAAAGGCTCGCACTGGGTCTCGGCATTGCTTTGCCCATTGGGTTTCTTGGTGCAGTCATGCTGTTTGTGATAATGTATCTGAAGAACTGGAGGTTTGGTACTGCAGGGTTTAACAAGGGTGTTAGAGCAAAGGCAGCTGATCAGCCGAGGCAGTTCTTGTACCAAGATCTCTTCTCGGCGACAAAGGGATTTGATCCTTCTCTAGTGGTTGGCAGTGGTGGTTTCGGTACTGTATACAGGGCGGTGTTCCCACGCTCTGGGGTCACATATGCCGTCAAGCGCTCCAAGCAATCCAGGGACAGCCACAATGAGTTCACCGCTGAACTCACAATAATTGCTGACCTGATGCACCCCAATCTGGTTCAGCTGCAAGGGTGGTGCGCTGAGAAGGATGAGCTGCTGCTTGTGTACGAGTTCATGTCAAATGGAAGCCTGGACATGGCTCTCCACTCTTGTCCAGGTGCGCACCGTCATGTCACTCTCAACTGGGCTCAGCGCTACAATGTGGCCATGGGCATTGCCTCTGCGGTTGCTTACCTGCATGAAGAACATGACAAGCAAGTGATCCACAGGGACATCAAGTGCAGTAACATACTTCTGGATTCACATTTCAATCCTAAGTTGGGGGACTTTGGGCTTGCAAGGCTGAAGGATCCGAATACTAGCCCTCGGTCAACCTTGGCAGCAGGGACTGTTGGCTACCTTGCCCCTGAGTACCTCCAGATGGGGAGAGCAACAGAAAAGAGCGATGTCTATAGCTATGGGGTTGTGCTGCTGGAGATCTGCACACAAAGGCGGCCAATAGAGAGAGAAGCACCTGATAGTATGAACATGTTGAATCTTGTCGATTGGGTTTGGAATTTGCATTCTAAAGGCAAGCTTTTGGATGCTGTTGATAAAAGCCTGAATGGGGAGTATGACACAGAGCAAATAATGAGGCTGCTTCTTCTAGGTTTGAGCTGTGTGAATCCGTTTTCAGAAGAGAGACCTGTCATGAGGACTGTTTTAGGTATACTGGAGGGCAAGAACGAGCCACTGCCTGTTCCGAGAAAGAAGCCGctgcttgtttttgtttcaaatGCACCTATTGATTTTGAGGGGATAGTCTCTGAATGCAATCAGAGCACAGTTTCAAGTGATCTCTTTGAGCTCAAAATCGACATAAACTAG